ACAGGTGGACAGGTAGAAATAACTCTAGAAAGCAATTCTAAGTTAGCAGTGGAATCTGGAACTGCCTGGGGGACTGGCAGCACCAAGTCCCTCTGGAAGTGGTAAGGAGTCGGCCAATCCCTTTTCCCATCCCCCGACCCCCACAGGACTTGTAAACTTAGTTTTGTAGGGAGTAAATTAAGGGTCCCAGGCCCAGCTGAGTATGAGAGGGCCAGAGAGGAGGCGTGGCCCGCCCAGGAGGAGACACCTAAAGATACTGACTTCAAAGGATCCACAAGCAAAAGGCTCGGCCACACCACCCACGTGGACAAGCCCCAGTCCTGTGCTCAGAGCTTACGCTCAGCATTTCCGTCCCCGCTCATATATGAGCAGAAGATTCAAGAACTACTGAGGAGAACCTCAAACATGACGGAGAAAGACCAAAAAAATCAGCCAACCAACCAAAGGCAACAGACACAAATTAGGGAGAAGAAAATGccccaaattaaaatgaaacaatcatGAGTATGTTCAGAGGAAAGACAGGCAAGAATGAGAAGCAAGAACAGGATGCCATTCAAAAAGAACCTTCAGGAAACAAGACGTTTGGGGCAATAAAAAGTCTGATAGAAATGAAAAGCCCAATAAAATATCTGGAAGATATGATTGAAGAAATCTTCCAGAAtacaggcaaaaataaacaacaacccattaaagattaaaaaacaaaaagacctgTATACAGTATGTCCAAGATTGACAAGAATGCcaggaaaagataaaaaagaaatggaggtgaggaaataataaaataatgcaagGAAATTTCCTCAAACTGAATAACATGAGTTTACTGATGGCAAGTGTGCTCTGGGTGCCCAGAATAATAGATGAAAATGGAACTTACATGATATTTCAAAAGACTGGAGAGAAAAATTACTTTCTTCGAAcctagagactgagagagactgaaagaaagcagagagaacatagaacaaatcacatacaaaggatcagaaaaatgattattttggaACTCTCAAAATACTAGAAACTAGAGACCAGCCTCCAGACGGCCTCCGGTGACTCCCGCAGCGGGGCGTGCGCACTTTGCGCGGAGTCCTCTCCCACCCGGGGTAAGGCCTGCGGATAGGATACGCTGAAATGATGGTGCAGGTCTCTGTCACTGGGCCATACGAGACACTGCAGCTTCTGTCTGCCTCTCCCTTGAATCCATTGCTCTGGGGGAGGTCAGCTGTCCTGTGGTGAGGACCCTCAGGGTTCCTTTGGAGAGCAGCTCCCCAGGGGGAGGAACGGGAGGCCCCCAACAGCTTGCAGCGTCACTTCCTAGTTGCATGAGTGAGCATTTTGGAAGCTGATCGCCCAGCTCCAGTTAAGGCTTCAAGCACCTGCAGCCCTGGCCCAGAGCTTTCCTGCAACCTCATGAAGGACTCCAAGCTGAACCAACCAGCTCAGGCACCCCCATATGCCTGACCCACAGAAAAAAATGCTATGGTTGTCTCAATCTGCTACCCTTACGGTTACTTTTAAACACAGCAATaggtaataaaaatggaaaagagcaAATTGTCACAATGCTGAAGGAAGATTATTTCCAACAGAATGTTATGCCATCCAAATTCTATACCCATCAATCAAGCATGAGGGTGGAGCAAAGACATTTTCATGcacatcagatttttaaaattttgcattcTTTGTCCCCTTTCTCAGAAAGCTCTATAGGGTATGTCTCAGCAAACCAAGGGAGTAAACCAAGAAACAGGAAGATATGGGGTCCAAGGGACAACAGCTCTGATAGGGAGTTACATTCAGGGTAGACAAAAGGCTCTGGACagattctttaagaaaataaaaatgatagaaacCCATAGCGtccaagatctttttttttttttttaatttctgtagtCTTTCTTTCCTAAATGAAAGTGTTATAGCATTATGATACAAATCACAATAAAGCAATGGATATTATGTACATTACTACTTCCTGTTATTGATTATTCCATTAAACACAGTCATGggttaattataaattataatggggctaaataaaatattaggatcTCATAACCAAAAATTGATTAGCATTTTGTCCAAAAATCTTAAGAACTTTAGACACTAGGTAAACAGTTTGGGGCTAAATTAGtgatacatttattgaaaattaagcaaatgaaaaaacctCCAGGGAAGCAAGAAGCCGTGCAGGAGAAAAGAAATTACAGTTTCTCCTTGTCTCAGCTGTGAATGGCATTTAGAGTTGTAAGGGTGCCAACACTGAATAAATACTGAGCTAGCCAAGATGATCATGTAAGTGTTGAGGGTGTGGCTGCAGCAGGGATGGGCTAGATCCCCATCTACCCTAGCGGAAAATCAAGACTATGAACGAAATGGACAGGTTGAGCAGTAGTAATACAACGTGCCACTTAGAGGCCTGAAGGTGAATACGAAAATGAGCAGCTGGAAGAGGTCCGTGTGGCTGCCTCTGGGGACAAGATAAGCAGGTGTCAGAGGACTCCCAGTTTTCTAACGATCCACACAGAACCATCTGAATCCTTACACTGGGGGCAGGGCTAATTTTGATAAATAACTGAACTTCAAAATCCCAGTTAGGATGGATTTTATTCTTCATCCCACAAACTGGGCCTGTTCACGTCCCTGTCCATGATTTCTGGGACTCTGGGGGACTGAGGCCATGTCCTCAAAGATCACCCTGCTTCTACTTCAGCCCATCAGTCCAAGTCTCCATCACGACCACCCATACTCGGGGTTCAGGGCTAGTCCTTAACATTCACCCTTTCAAGGTATGAACAGGAGATCAATGAAAGTCGGGAAGTGGGGGGTGTACACGGCAGCTAACAACTTCCGGTGTAGGCATTGGTTCTCAAAGGGCCCCAGATCTGCCCCCTGGGcccttctctccccttcctctgtCCTGAGAGGCAATCCTGATTGTCACCAGTTCAGTCAGCACTGCGTGATGTGCTTCTCAGTGAAGCCTGTCAACAGGCAAGGACCGTCGCTCCCATTCAGATGGGTAACCAAGCCAGAGGCAGCTTAAGTCAGAGCTAATGGCAGACTTGACATTCAGACCAGGGGCAGAGCCCTCAGAACTGGTGCCCCTGCCTCTGCCTGTGCCCACCTTCCCTGCCAGCAGCATGCCCTGGGGCTCACCCTCAGGATGGAGCTTGGTCACTAAGACAGGCTGTGGGGAGGAGGGCGGGCCCAGAGTGGAGCCCCAGGGTGCTTGCGCTGAGCTGCAGAGGCTGGGTGAGTAGCACGGAGCAGCTCTCACAAGGCCAGCTGCCTGGTGTCCTCCACTTCCTGCTTgctagctgtgtgcccttgggtgAGTCACCTAACCTCCCTGTGCAGAGTTAATAGTGCCTTTCGCATAGGTGGCTGTGAAAGTTAAAGAAAGAAGACCTGTGGCAGGTCAGCGCTCCACAACTTCCACTGACATTGTCGTGCAGCCAGACAAGTCCTGGCTCACCTGACTTCCCAGGGTTGCCCACACCCAAGCCTGGGTTTAGATTTTCCTGgggtgtaacacagagaaggcaagtagtgactctgtggcattttactacactgatggacagtgacttcagtggggcatgggggggactcgataatatgggtgaaagtagtgaccacaatgtttttcatgtgaaaccttcatatgagtGTTTACCAATGATATcttgataataataaaaaaatgttaaaaaaagaatacTTTCCTGGGGTTGGGTGGAATGGAGAAGTTATCCTGGGGTCAGTCCTCCTGACTGGGGTCAAACACCAGGTGCTCAGCCCAGTGAATTTATGGGAGGGGGTGAGGTTGGGGTGCATGGAGCCTTGAGGGCAAGTGACTGGCTTGCAGCCCCTCAAGGAGCTGTCTGCACAGCCGGGAGCTTGCTCCCCAACCCCACAATGGCAGTGCCAGCCCCCGTGGAGTCAGACCCAAGGCAGAGGCACGGTTGGGGATGTTCCAGCATCACCTCCAGACTGGGGCcactctctttcctcccccctgACCCCAAGTCTCTCCCAGGCTAACTCATTCCCTGGTGTGCCTTGGCCTTACAGTGGGGAAAATGTTGGTGACACCAGCTTTTTCAAGGACCAGGGGCCTTTCCTGAGATCCAGACACAGGGTGGGCTAGAGGCCCTCCCTTGGCTGCACGCTGCTGCGGTGGCCCCTCTCCCACCAGCAGAGCCTGTCCTGGAggccaggggaggggaggcaCCAGGACACACTCGATGGTTCAGCACCTTGGAGAGGGGACAGGCCTGTGCCCTGGGAGTCCTGGAAGGCTCCCACACCTGCTTTCTCAACCTCTCAACCTGTGGGGTAAATTCTGGGAATTTAACAGAGGGCACTAAGGAGGAGGcaaaatttgaacccaggtctgaacTGGGAGCCATGTCAGGGCCCCTGATGTGCTTAACACCCCAGCCAGCCGCCTGTAGGGTCACTGCCAGCATCTACCCCAGGATGGGCCCTGGCAATCTTGTGAATGGCCCAAATCCTTCTGAGAACACTCAACGCTGCCCCAGAGGAAGGCAAAGGCCCTGCGTGGCCCCACCATGGTCATGTCAACTCCACAGCCCTGGCCCTAGGGGCCTGTCATGTCCGGCCTCTGGGGCTTGAGGGAGTAACTAACACAGCTTACCAGGGCTGACTTGACTGCTGTATCTGGGCAGATGACAGCGGTGTCCCTTGGTGCCACTGAGGTCTTGGGGCTGGTTCAAGGTTACACAGGGAGAGCATGGCCTGCCTACTCACAGACACgcagtgggcactggaggccagacACCAGGCCAGCTCAGAGCCTGGCACCCATGAGTGCCCAGAAGTGGCTGCTGCAGCCCCTGCAAGGTCTGGGGACACACGATTCAGAATTTTGTTATAAATACACGTGTTTGGTGAGTAAGGGGTGACAGAAGGTGGAGACAGTGCTATACACAGCTGGTATACGCGTGGAGGCTGACccccacagagagagacagacagtctgcccagcagggcaggccggGCAGCATTCTGGGGCCTGTAACACTTGGTTGGCGGGCACGCTGGCAGAGGTCTTGTCCAGGGCTGTCAGGGCCCAGGCGCCCTGGAAGCTTCCTTGCTCCAGGTCCTGGGCGATGTCTGCAGTGGCAGCAGGGCTCAGCTCACATCATTCAGGGCCTAGTGGGACACGGGGACTCATCAGGAGGATGCTGGGCCATGTGGGGGTGGAGGCAGCCCCTCGGGGAGCCCTgggtcccctcccccaccccgcaggcagCTCACCTTGCGGGCAAACTCGGGCAGAATGAAGGCTGCGCGATGTACATCAGAGTTGTAGTATTTCAGCTGCATCTGTTCCACCTGCTTCTGCATCAGCTGCCGCACAGGCTCCCGGAAGTTGGTGCTCTGGGGACaggggtgtggggggggcatCAGGGGAGTTCTCTCGGGCCCACCTGCCCCCTCCCATCTCAGGACAGCCCCAGCTCACTGGGTCTTTGCTGCACAGCATGAAGCCAATCTGCCCGCTGGGATAGGTGGGGATGGTGCAGTACGCGTAGTCCACTACGGGGAAGAGAGACTTGCAGAACTGCCGCATCTCCTTAATGAGGTCCAGGTGCAGCCACTGGCACTCCCCTGCGGGCAGTGGGCAGGGTCAGCGTCGGGCAGGCGGCCCCCTGGCCCGGCCCCTCCCGACTGCCCCGGCCACTCACCCTGGCAGCAGAGGATGCCATCCCCCTTGAGGGCCGTCTTCATGAGCTGGTAATAGGACTCCTTGAAGAGACTCTCAGCAGGACCTGCGGGGCAGGGAAAGGGAAGAGGGGCAGCGCACACACTCTGGCTAAGACCTCCTGAGCCTGGCTCTGGGGGAGGCAAGACCACTGTCACCCCACACCAAGACCGGTGCAGCTGCCCACGGGCAGAGCGGATTGGAACCCAGTCTGTGACATTCAGCAAGCAATCGCGAAGAGGCTGTTTTTGAGGTGGGGCAGGGGTCCATGCCAAGTGCCTGAGGGGGCTCCACATTTTCACCCCATTCCTGCGGGATTCTCATTGGCTCTATGTCAGGGGACTCGCCACCCGGGCCTTGGGTTGAGACTAGACCCCTGCCCCTACATTTTGCTTGTCAAGAGCAGAGAGGAGGCTGAAGGGGAAACTAGGGCCTCAGTGGGCCAAGGCTAGTGCCCCACTCTCCTTCAGGTCCCCAACTTTGGGTAGTAGCCTGGTCTCCCTACTCTGCGGGGTCATGTTTGAGTGACAACAGAGAAGGGAAAAGTCCAGCTCTAGTTCTGCGGACCCCCCATCCTCTATTCTGCAAATCAGGCCAGGGGCACAGATGGCCCAGGGCCAGCCCTTGCTTACCCATGGGGTCTGAGGAGTCAGTGATAATAACATCGAAGGCATCCTGGTTCTGTTTCATGAACTCAAAACCGTCACCCACATGTAGCGTCAGCTTTGAGCTGGAGTAGCCAATGGCCATGCTGGGCAGGAACTTCTTGGAGACCCGAATGACATCCTGGGGAGCAGAGGGACCAGGCTGGGCCACAGGGACTGGGGGCCCTGGAGTCAGATGGAGTGAGTGGGACGCCCGGCAGCCCCTCTCAAAGCCTGGACATTTTGGGCGAGCCATTCACTTTGTGGAACCttggtttccacatctgtaagatggggagcACTGTGGTACCACCCCCTCAGCTCGGTGGGCTGGCTCCTGCCCGCTGCTCAGCCCACACCTCCACCTCCCAGTTCCCTCCCCCGAAACCAAGCTGCCCCCGCTGAGTAGCTCTGCTGGTATTTCAGAGGGTCGCGATTCTAGCCTCACCAGGAGAGCCTTTCTCCGTCTCCATGTGGCCGGCTGCTTCTCCTGCAGGCCCAGCTCACACCCACCTCGAGGCCTGTCTTGACCAGCCCCCTGCAGCTGTCCTGCCTTTATCAGATCACTCTTGATGCTTCCTTCTAACTAGAACACCAGCTTCAAACGGGGCAAGGACTGGGCCTGTCTGTTCACCACTGGACCCCAGCACCTAGACCAATGGCAGCCACACAGAGGTTCATTAAAAACATGCTGAGTGTGAAGGGTACATACCCTAGTAGTTGGCATGCCCTGGGCCCTGAATTAAAAACCAGCTCAGTCTATGAACCAGCATCACGGCTCACCTACGATTATGATGTGCCAGGCCCTCACTATCCAGTTTTCCTATGGAATCCTCCTCAACATGTTTTTGAGACGAAGAAACAGGCCTAGAAACGGTAAGGGACTTGCTCAAGGGCATGCAGCTGGTTTAGGGCAGAAGCAGACTTGAACCCAGACCACAGCTCCGCTCTGTGCGCTCACCTCATCGATCTCACACTGGACCACCGATTCCACGGAGGGATGCTTCACCACCTCCCGTAGGACACCCCCATCCCCGCCGCCGATGATCAGCACCTGCGAGGGGAGGGGTGGTCAGGAGCGGGCTGGAGCCGGAGCGGCAGCCCCACCGAACAGGCTCCAGCAGAACTCGGTGGCCTGGACCCTCACCGGGCAGAGGCACTCACACCAAACCAGCTGGAACCAGCTGGAACCATATGGTACAGGGTATGTATCTCAGCTCCTCTGACCCACAGACCCCCTTATTTCATTTGCTACTCTCAGAAATCCCTTCCTGCCTCTGGAACCTGTTGCCAGGTGAGTGTTCCCTTTTTCTGGAAACTCCTCCCAGGGCTGCTCCTTCTTGAGCTTCAGGCGTCAGCCAGAACTGTTTGCTTCTCAGGGCTGTGTCAGCACGAACTCCCCTTGTCCTTGCTGGCACTTTCTCTGACAGCTGTTTAGGAAGCACCTGCGCTGGGCACAGGGCACATCCAGGACCTCCAGCACTGTTCGGAGGACACTAAGTAGTGGGTTTCCTatggcaggggggtgggggggtgtctcGGGGCTGTTCTTGGGGGCCGGTACCTTGCGGGGATTGGGGTGGCTGCAGAGGGGCAGGTTGGCTATCATCTCCTGGTAGGAAAACTCGTCTCTCTCTGTGCACTGGATGACGCCGTCCAACACCAGCACGTTGCCGTAGCTCTTACTGTGGGGCAGGAGTGACAGTCAGGTACCTGGGTCCCCTGGAGAGGCGGGCAATGTGGCCCAACTGGCCCTGGGTGAGACGAATCTCCCCCGACCTGACAAGGGGTACCAGGGGTTGAGTACTGGGGATGACACGTGGCAAGAATCTGCAGGAGGGCCTGCTGGGGGGCGGCTAGGGTTGGAATAGGGTCCGGCTCTGACGTGTCGGGGACTGACACGTGGAGTTCCGTGCGTCGGGTCGGCGCACACTCCGGCTTCCTCCCGCCGACGAGGACTGCTCCAAACGCCGGCCCCCAGCCCGGGACACGGGATGCTGGGTCGGGAGGGAGCTCAGAGAGGAGACGGGCCTAGTTCACAGGAACTTCTGACAGTTTTGCAGGAGGAGGGGCGGGGGCAGAGCCAGCCGAGGGGCATCCGGAGGTAAAGCGCTCAAGACAGGGGTCTGGCAGAAGAGGGGTAGTCCGGGCCGAGGTCAGGGCAGGAGGCGTCTCGGCTGGTTCGCGCGGATGGGCAGCTGGCGGTCTGGGTTGAGCGGACGCAGGGGCGCCAGGGCGCAGGGCGGGGCGGGCGGTGGTACCTGCGGAAGACAAGGATATCCTGGTACTGCGAGCGCTGATGGTGTAGCAGCTGCTCCACCTGCAGCGACAGGGCCTGGCCGGGCCACAGGCTGCACGTCTCCCGGAACCAGCCCTCGCGAATGGCAGCTGGGCTGGAGGCGGCGGGGCCGTCGGGACAGGGCTCCATGGCGGGCGGGCGGCCGGCGCGGGGCGCGGGCCCGGACTGCAGGCCGCGCGGAGCCGCAGCACAACGGGACCAGctccgcccgccgcccgcgccgcaACCTAACTTGGCTGGAGGGGCGGGGCCGGCAGGCAGGGGCGGTCCCAAACTCGCCAATGGCGGCGCGGGAGCGGGCTAGTGGCCACGCGGCGGCCCTGCCCCCACCAGCGCTCTAAGCGCGCTGGTTGGCCGCAGGCGCTCAGCGCAGTGCCCAGTGGCCCCGTCGGGCCGTCAATCGGTGGCAGCAGGGTAGTCCGGCCCGCTCGGAGGGGCCACGTGGGGCCGAAGCCGGGCGGCCTGGCGGAGCTGCGGGGCGGGTTCCGGCTCCCGGACGGACCGGGCCGGCGGGAGGGGACCGGGCGGTGCAACCCCCGGAGCCCTGACCCCTCCTCGAGGCGCGAGGGGCCACAAGAGCCGCAGAGAGAAAGCGAGCGGTGTCTGACTTGGGAGGGGAAACGAGCGGACATCTTCGGCTCGGGCGGAGTTGCGGACTGCTGGACGTGCGGACCTCCGGCTTCAGCCCTGGAGCTGGCGAAATGGGAGCGAGTGGCTACCTGTCTGCGAAGAGTTACGTTGTCGCGCTACATCTATAGAGTGGGATGTCTCTCTCGACGCGTCTCGGAATTTGGCTCCTTGTAGGACTTGAACAGTGTATGTGGTTTGTCGGGGGCGCAGGCGGTTTTTATTTACTTGAAAAGGACCATCACAGCCCCGAGACTTCAGCTGGATTTAACCATTTTCCCTTCGATTCTCTGATCCATGAGCTTATGGCTGCTGAATAAGAAGTTCTTTTCTAGAGGAGCTTCTAAATTTACCAGCAGTATCGCGGAAGAGGCCAACACATGCAATCAATATTCAGCACCAAAACGACTGgcacgttttttttttttgtgacaaACTGGTGTTTGCCTCTTGAAGGGTGGGCGGGAAtgtgctttctgtttctatgaaaatGTCAAGGAACATCTCTGAATCACATTAAGCATGCTAATTAGCAAATATTAAATGCTAATTACTTTACACGCGAAGTTTCACATGCCAACGAAGGGGGATGAAACTGGTATAAACTACTGGTGACATGGCAGGGATGTTTTCTGACTGACATTTTGCAGCCTCCACTCGGAGGTGGGAAGCAAGTTCTCTCAACCCCAGATGAGTAACACATCATTCATCAGTTCGTGCAAACTTCAGGCTTTATTGCAACAATTTTGCCTTGGCCAGCTTTAAGCTCCCTTTAAAGGCGAGGTGAGCCAAAGCAGTAAAAGAATTGTTAGCAGATGACCTGACTAGAACagttgcccaaggtcattcaGAAAAGGATGACACAGCGGGTAAGACACAGTCAACCAGTATGTCCTGTTACTACAGGCTTGACTGGGTTCAGGCCTGTAAGTGGGTCACGGTGTTCACATCAAGCCTGCACTTCCTCTAAGACATTTACACCTCTGAGCTGTGATTACCTGTTTACTTCCATGTACCCTGAACTAGACTGTAAGCGCCACGAGACTGGGGATGATGTTTAGCTTGGCAGCACTTGCGTAACGAGGCTGAATGTGTGTGGGAGGCCAGCGTGCTGGTCCAGACATCTTAGAGTCAGCTGTCTTGGCTTGCTTCCAGCTGCCGCACAGCTGAACCCAAACAGGGGCTCTGGCATTCCAGGGACACTGCATGGGGTTGGAGGAGGGGAGCAGTGGAGGATCAAGTACATTTCATCCCTCCTGCAGGTTGAACAAAGTTGCTGCAGCATGTGCATTCTCAAATGAGGATCATACAGCCTTTGCCCTCCTGTAGAGGTGAAACCATGGTCTTGGCATCACCAATAGCAAATTAGACCTCTGGGCTAGTGTGTATAGCAGTAGCTCAAACCTTCCAAGTTCAAAGAAAATGAAGGGCCTAAATTACTAGCAAAAAAGCCCTCACATGTACAGGACCTCTATGAGCCCAGAAATGTCACCCGACTTCAGAtcccaaggaagaaaaacagggtTTGCCAGAAGTTGCCATCATATTACAGCGCAATTAAACTCACAACTGATATGGAAAATCAGTATGGAGAAAACCAAGATATAATATGAAACACTTCCCCAAATTAGGGCCAATGTGCATTTAAATTTCAGTTGCAAAGCCTAGGGAGTTGACTATCCCAACCTCCTAAAGCATGGATACACACCTTGGAGATACCGGggatttggttccagaccaccacaataaagtgatTATTGCAGTAAAGCCAGTCAAATGAATTGTTTCCCAGTGTATATAagtgtttacactatactgtgtAGTGTGCGTTGTCTAAAAATACAACGTACACGCCTTAATTAAAACATatttcattgctaaaaaatgctaaccattacctgagctttcagcaagttgtaGTCACTGATCATAGATCACCATAACAATTACAGTAGtgataaaatgtttgaaataattgTGCAAATTACCAAAACATGACACAGACAGTAAGTGAgcaatgctgttggaaaaaacgATGCTGACAGACTTGACACAGGTTGCCACAAATGTTCAATTTGTGAAAAACTATCTGTgaaacaataaaatgaggtatgcctgtggtTTATAaaagggcagagggaagaggtGGGTGGCTACTGTCCATGGCCATGGTTTAAGTGGGGGCTGCCACAGTGTAGGTATGTGTATCCCTCTCACTGGAGAGACTTTTGAGCAGTTAGCACCTGagtcattttttaaagcattgtgTTTAGACAGGCAGATGGCTGTGGTTATGAGTGGGAACAAATTTGGCCATTATCTGGTATTACTTGGTTGAAAATGCTTATGGCAAGCTGCCTAAGCCACCACCCACAGCAGGGGCCGCCTCGAGCTAAAAGCCTTTCTGCTCAGAAGTTCTCCCTCCACCTCCAACCCTGCTGGTCCTGCCAGAGCCCTCTTTTCAGAGCTCAGGCCCAGTCACGGCCTCCATGGTTCAGCGTCACCAAGCAGTCCCTGTCTGACACCCTCCCTATACTCACCACGCCTCTGCTCCTAGGCACCCAAGCACTCTCCCCATGACTTGCAGCTTCAGTGAAACAGAGATATGGCCGTTCTCCAAACACCCAGAAGGCTCGCATTTCTGTCCCATGGTCAGCAGTCCTGGACTTTTGGGTTCCATGGTTCAGTAAAATTTCAAAAACACATCTGGGGACTGACATCAGGTTGCCAATGTTTCCTTTTGTAAGAAAGGACACTTAAAAAGACCTCAACTCCTATGGTCTGGTGGTCAccatcattttaaaaaacaaaaaaacactgtcGCTAAGACAAAGCTATAAGGATACTTTCCAAATAAAGGACAAGGACTCAATTTTACCCCTATGAGAAATGTAACACATCTTCCCCCTTGGTCTCATTTCACTGCTGACCAGTGGGTAAGCCCACTTGGCGCACTAATAAAAGTCTGGGATGCGCTGCCCTGCTTACAACAGTGTTTCTTAAACCTAAGGATGCCTAAGAATCACCTGGGAGCCTGCTAAGACCAGGTTCCCACGCCTGCCCCTCGGTCTTGATTGCGCAGCACTGGGAAGGAACCTGGGATTCGGCCTTCCTAGCCAGCTCCCAGCTGCTGTTAGAGGCCCACGCCTTGAGTAGCACTAGCTCCAAAGTTCTCTGGACTACTTTAAATGTTCAAGGTCCAACCCAAATGCACCTTTCATGATGCCTCCTCAGGCcattttcagtaaaaaataatttctcacttaaaaaaattcccatctgcccattttttatagcAGAGACCGACATTTTTTGGCAGGCAGCTCATTGTGCCTCAATATCCATTCTTTCCTGATTCTATAACAGGACCCTGCATTTTTCACCAGGCATGTGGGCAGTAAAATGACCTTTCCCAGTATTTTTGGCTGTGGCCATTTGACAAAGTTCTGGGGAGTGGAAATAGGCTGTATCCTTTTAAAGGGAGTTGGGTGcttctccctttccctccttccAGCTGAGTGGCTGAGGATGTGATGGGTGGAGCTG
The sequence above is a segment of the Manis pentadactyla isolate mManPen7 chromosome 4, mManPen7.hap1, whole genome shotgun sequence genome. Coding sequences within it:
- the SRM gene encoding spermidine synthase, with the translated sequence MEPCPDGPAASSPAAIREGWFRETCSLWPGQALSLQVEQLLHHQRSQYQDILVFRSKSYGNVLVLDGVIQCTERDEFSYQEMIANLPLCSHPNPRKVLIIGGGDGGVLREVVKHPSVESVVQCEIDEDVIRVSKKFLPSMAIGYSSSKLTLHVGDGFEFMKQNQDAFDVIITDSSDPMGPAESLFKESYYQLMKTALKGDGILCCQGECQWLHLDLIKEMRQFCKSLFPVVDYAYCTIPTYPSGQIGFMLCSKDPSTNFREPVRQLMQKQVEQMQLKYYNSDVHRAAFILPEFARKALNDVS